AAACAGACAAAAGGATTTTTGCAAGCTCGAAAATTATTATTGGAACAGTATTGGACTAAATTCATAGAGatttatcaacaaataatttGCGAATGGACCCAAGAACAACAAGCTGCTGCCGAATTTACAATAGCTGAGGACTACGAAATCGTCGAACGTACATATGCTGAGACAATGGGGGAGCTTAATGATATTTTGGAAACTTCAGATCCACCTCACGAAACGTTGACGGAAACATCATTTCAAGTACAACACGTTGGCCAAGCTCTGCCTCGTATCAAAGTGCCTTCGTTCGATGGAAATTTCCTCCAGTGGATTCCGTTTaaggatttatttaattctCTCGTTATAAGTAACACTGCGTTAACTAACACGCAGCGCTTACAGTACCTGAAAGATAGTCTGACGGGCGAAGCTAAGAATGCACTAGATAATATTACAACGACTGATGCTAATTTTAAGATCGCTTGGGATCTACTGAaatcaaaatatgaaaataaacgcGTTATAATTAATGCACATTTAACTGCTATAACAAAGTTGCCTTCTGCTCAGAAGGAATCTGCCTCCGCGCTGAGGAGTCTGCTTGACGGCGTAACATCATCGATACGGGCGTTACAACATCTTGGACGTCCCGTTGAGCAATGGGACGATTGGCTGATTTTTACTATCATTCATAAATTGGATCCCATTACTCGAAAGGCATGGGAGCTTTCCCTTAAATCAAACGACAGCGTTCCGACATTCAGGGAGCTAGAAGAGTTCCTTGCCAGCCGAACTCAGTCCCTAGAGATAGTCCAGAGCTTCACTGAAGATAAACCTCATCCCTCTAGTAAAAGGGTTAACAACTTGCACGGTGTGTCTGGATATCATACTACCTCAAGCCGTTGCTCTAGCTGTTCCGGTAAACACTTCATTATGTTCTGTGGGGACTTTCTCAAATTGTCGCCTAATGAACGATACCAATGTATACTGAAGCGTAAGTTATGCATTAATTGCCTCAGAAGCGGACATCAACAATCCTGTTGTACTTCTGCTCGACGGTGTTATACCTGTAATGCCAAACATCACACAATGCTTcacgaatattttgcttcaacCACGGCTAATAGCAGCACGAATCCGGTGTCATCGCATCATGTAAGTCAATCaaatcataaattttcgattCCTCAAGTGATACTTGGTACAGCATTGGTTGAAGTGCGATCTGAGTGTGGTCACGTAATTGTATTGCGAGCTTTACTCGACAGTGGTGCAGAGGCAACATTCATAAGCGAATATGCAGTGAACTCACTCTGCCTGCCACAATCGAATGTTAAAGTGTCCATTAATGGTGCTAGTGGTAGTAGAGTCGCAACTGCCAAAGGACTAGTTACTTTCTCACTACATTCTCTCAAGAGTGACTTCAACATGCCATGCACAGCCCTAGTGCTACCTCGAGTAGGCAACATCACTCCAACATTGAGTATTTCAACCAATGAACTTCTGCATTTTAAGGATCTAGATCTAGCAGATCCTAAGCTTACTATTCCGAAATCCATTGACATAATTCTCAACGCCGAAAATTACGCCGCTGTGTTACTAAGTGGTATACGTCGCAGCTGTCATAACAATCTGGTCGCTCAAAACACACAGCTGGGTTGGGTGGTCTTTGGAGGATGCCAGGACCATGCTCTAGTCACCCCGAAGAACTCCGTCGAGTGTCACAACGCTCAAATTGATCTCGATCGAACTCTTCGTCGTTTCTGGGAATTAGAGGAGCTAAATTCGGCGACTAGCCTTACTGAAGAGGAGCGTTTCGTCGAAGAGTATTTTCAAAACACAACATGTCGAAGGAAGGATGGGCGTTACATAGTACGCCTGCCTATTAAACGTGACGTTGACTTGAAACAACTCATCACTACCCAATGTGATGCAGTTGCCCTACATGGAAACTTGCAAAGGCGCCTATCTCGAGATGCATCTATGCGAACTATGTATACAGATTTTATGTATGAGTATTTGTCGCTGAAGCATATGCAACTCATCACTGGTAACATAAACTGCTTATCACCTGTTTGTTATCTGCCACACCATGGGGTTTTGAAGGCTTCGAGTACAACAACGAAACTACGCGTCGTATTCAATGCTTCGAAGAAATGCAGCTCGGGTAAATCGCTAAATGACTGTTTATATCCTGGTCCTAAGTTGCAGAACGACCTAACAGCGGTTGTGATGAACTGGCGCCGATATCAGGTCGCTCTCACAGGCGATATCACTAAGATGTATCGGCAAATCTTGGTTGATGAACGAGATGCAGATCTGCAGCGTATCGTATGGAGTCCAACGAAGCATGAACATCCATCGCATTATCGATTAAATACCGTTACGTATGGCACCAGCTGTGCGCCTTACCTCGCGATCAAAGTGCTGCACACTTTGGCATCAGACGAAAAATGCAATTTCCCAGAAGCCACTCAGATACTACGACATGAATTCTACGTTGATGATGTTTTGACAGGTGCTGACAACGTCGCCGATGCGTGCAGACGCCGAAGCGAGCTGCAGACTTTACTTCAAGCAGGAGGGTTCACGTTATGTAAGTGGAACTCTAATTCAACcgaaattttgcaaacaattAATCCAACTCATCTCGAATTTAAAACTGCACATGAATTTCAAATGGACGAGCAGTCCAATACATTGGGTCTAGTATGGACCCCCAAATCAGATTGTCTGACTTTTACGTTAAAGCTTGATTATACTATTACTACCTTCACGAAACGTCAATTATTATCTGATATTGCTAAGCTATTTGATCCACTAGGGTTTTTAGCTCCTATTATAATCCGAGGCAAGATCTTTATGCAGAAGCTGTGGCTTACCGGATTAGATTGGAATGACACTCTACCTGACGACCTTAACGCGGAGTGGGTCACTTTTCGCAATGAACTTAAGTTGGTGCCTCTGATACAAATTGCTCGTTGGATAAATATATCAAATACAGCATATTCATATGAACTACACGCATTCGCAGATGCATCCATACATGCTTATCCGGCGGTGGTTTACTTAAAGGTCGTTTCCCATACATCGGTGAATATTCACCTAATTATATCCAAAACAAGAGTTGCGCCCTTGAAGAAGGTTACAATACCACGACTCGAACTGTGTGCAGCTGTCTTAGCTGCACAATTGTGTGATAAGGTACGGGCTACGTTAAACTTACATCCTATATCTACCTATTGTTGGTCCGATTCCACCACAACCATATGGTGGATACGATCTGATCCTGGGACGCTAAAAGAGTTTGTCTCTAATCGTGTAAGTCAGATTCACGCTGTGACTACTATTAGCAATTGGAGATATGTTCGAACGTCAGATAACCCTGCTGACTGCGCTTCACGAGGAGTGAGCATGCAACAACTCATGAGCCATCAACTATGGTGGCGTGGACCGGAATGGCTGCTACGTTCCGAAGCAAGCTGGCCTCAATCAGCTCTTAAGAATCCAGATACAATTATAGAGCGCAAGTCGGTACAAAGTGCGATAGCGCAAACTACTCAAATCGACTAGTTTATCTTAGAACAATACTCATCGTTAGACAAGCTACTGTCTGTTACGGCCTGGTGTCTACGATTTTCGTTGGCTGTTCGTGGCAAGCAGCATGAATCATCACCAATGTGCTTATGGGCGGAGCGAGTATCTGCGTTAACTTTCTGGGTAAAATATGTTCAAAACATTGTctttaaaaaagatttattggCTATTATGAAGTATAGCGCTGTCAACAAATGTAGCAGTCTCTATAAGCTACACCCTATACTCGATTCCGAGGGTATTTTAAGGATCGGTGGACGCCTGGCAAACGCAAACATTCCATTTTCCGAACGATATCCTGCTATTCTTCCTAAGGAGAACCATCTTACCATTTTGATCATCAGACAGGCACATCAACGAACATTGCACGGTGGTAAGCAAGCTACACTTCACTATATTCGTCGACAATTTTGGGTAATTGATGGCCGAATATCAGTCAAGAGAACTATTAAACATTGCATgcaatgttttcgatacgtaTGTGTCCCTCAGACTCAAATCATGGGTGACTTACCTGCAGGACGCTGTAATGTCTCACTTCCATTCATGCACACTGGCGTAGACTTTGCGGGCCCTTTTAacgtaaaaacaacaaaaggtcGAGGCCACAGCACTTACAAAGGATATGTggcactttttgtttgttttgctacACGAGCAATACATCTAGAACTCGTCAGTGATTTGACTACTGAAACTTTTTTAGCAGCGCTGAATCGATTTGTATCGGTACGAGGACTATGTTCCGATATCTACAGCGACCAAGGAACCACGTTTGTTGGAGCGAATGCCTTGATGCAGCAGGAGGTGCGTGCGTTCAAAATGCAGTTGCAAGCAGCCGTCACTTATAGTTCAAAGGTTGGCATAACTtagcattttatacctcctggaGCACCAAACTTTGGTGGTTTATGGGAGGCAGGGGTTAAGAGCATGAAGCATCACTTGAAACGTGTAATTAATCTCACTCCGTTAACCTTCGAAGAATTTTATACCATTCTAAAGCAAGTGGAGGCGTGTTTGAACTCACGACCAATGGCAGCGATAAGTGATGACCCTCAAGATCTAACGGCATTGACTCCTGGTCATTTTCTGGTTGGACGAGCATTAACGGCGATACCTGAACAGAACATTCTCGATGAAAAACTCGGATTTCTAAAACGGTGGAAATTACTGAAGCAGGTCCAACAAGATTTCTGGCGAAGATGGTCCAATGAATATTTGCAACAGCTACAGGCTCGACGCAAATGGCGTACTTCTCAGTCAAATGTGAAAATTGGACAGCTCATATTGATTCGTGATGAGCGACTGCCTCCGAAGCATTGGGCATTAGGTCGTGTAGTTGATACACACGCTGGTGCAGACGGAGCTGTTCGAGTAGTTACAATTAAAACACAAAGCACAACCCTTAAGAGGCCTATTACCAAAATTTCTGTATTACCCATTGATGAACAGGCAAGTGTCGACATGAGCATGGAGGACAGTTCTGCCCAAGTATACGCTTCAGACGGTGGGcggtaaagaaaaataatttcgtcGTATGGTCGACGAGGTGGGCGGAATGTCTAAAATACAACCCTGTTAATCTTTTCATCATTCATTTAtcatattgttcatttattgtattcattcctatattcattttttattttctaactgTTGTATAGTTAGCTGTTGCCATTGCAGTTATAACCATCAGATCGATAACTATACGAATATTTTCTTACTATACatttaaacttttatataaaCAAGGAAGcgctttaaataaagaaattcaacattaaatctattttattttaattggagaGCAACGTAAACACATACGGGTGAATGGCCCCTTGCCTTACGCATTTGTTTCGATGTTACCTCATCTGGTACCGttgttaaatttgaattttatcatttgtatttttttctcacGTAAAGCAGACTTTATATTCCACAAATGctgaatgcaatttttttttccttgttgaaTATTTACTctcgctgtattttttttttttcgatgatGATTTCTGCTATTATTTCTTTGACATTCATAtcacttaattttgaaaaacgtcgttttttaTTGGCGGTTCACCAAGGTCCTGTAAAATATTGTTTACGTTTTCTAATTTTAGGTCATTCTgaatttcctgattttcaaaatttgcttcTGCATCATTCTTCTGCATCAGAAGAAACTTCAGGCTCATCGTTTTCTGCTCCTTGGTCAGCActagaaaaaattaatcaaaatgttCTGTCACAAATTTTGAGAACTAATTGACTTTATTTGCCTAAATAATAACTATTCAAtgcacaatatatgtatataaatatcaaGATTATACCCACTGTGGACTTGGACGTATATACGCTGCACTTTCAGTAACAATTCCATCTCTATATATCTGCATACGACATGATTTGCAAACGTATTTACCGATATATTGTTTGAATTTTACATCCCAGTGAGCGGTTATTCGGAATAAATTATGACGTACGCAATTATGACCTTTTTTCCCCAACGGATTGCAACACTCATCAGGTAgaaccattttcataacaatacataataatttttttctaacctcATCAACAATATACTAGGACTGTACGACTCTGCAAAGCCATGTTCGTGCAAGTTCGTTTTCGTGCGTAGTGCCTCGActgacaaaaaattcgatatcttcagaacggattggatgaacaaagttttttttacaaattattaaaggtgagcattgtgcgcttaatctgactgtaatattgtccatttagagcgtgaagaacgcaaaaataattgcgattttggataaaaattattgttaaaaattattgtttcaacaaatacacagtCTTTGAACGTTAAATCGGtggagtaaacatttttcggtaaccgaaataaatttcatcaagttatcaattgtagtttctgagatactgattttacaagaatatcatgcaaaaaaattcaattgttaataacataaacaaaaagcgaaataaaaaaaaaatattcacagcaattattatgtgacaaattctctatccaaaaatgcatttgattttaaaatcggggaaaattgatgcaaatttgatggaaaattcggGGCTAACTTGATGTGGTTTGactcaataataataatgcccAGAAGCAAAGTTTGGCAACATTTTACAATCATGGAAAATACCGGTGAGGCCTCCTGCAATTATTGTGGTGATATGCTGAAACGTATGGGATCCACCACTTGTTTATGGAACCATTATAACTTTAAGCATAAACTCAGTTATGGAGTTGATAATCAACCGGAACCTTCGAGCAGCCGTGCTACAGGTGATTCAGAAGAAATTTTGCCTCCAAACCGGAAGCGGCAGTCACGGGTTAGTACTTCAACCAGCATTTCCACAAGTATTACCCAAGACCGCCAAGAAATAATTACCCAGGCGTTAACGAAAATGTTAACAATGGATATGCTGCCGACATCCTTTGTTGAAAATGAAGGATTTAGATAGTTAATGAGTGTTTTctacatgtacataaataaatatatagtaGTTCTATCCTATTATTGGCCTTGAATAACTTCTAAATCTGTAGATTAAGCAAAAGAAGATTTTAAGGCTCCACATTTATCGTTTGAGAGAAAACCATTATTTCGATCCGTTACCGAGAATATTAAAACCGATGCGGACATAGAAAATGTGAAATCATATTTCTCCATACAATTTATATGGGAAATTGAAAAGTGCGGTGCGGGCCAccctaataataatattaaggcGTCTAAACACAAGAATTGTTACGAgggaaaaccaaatatttttttagaaaggctctgatgtttttatgcacatttagttatgcacatacatataagtatgtatacctGTCGATGTTTTATCAAGAACAATACCAAAGAAATCTTATCATATTAGCTAATTGAAACATGAAACggtcaaatcaaaaaatcacaatgtcaaaaatcgagaaaaactgattagcaccatgagaagggccaatgtaatttttataattttaaaagcattttcaccctgatataaatgaatacatagtgaggtattcgaatagtaaggtattcgaatagtgaggtattcgaatagtaaagtattcgaatagtgcggtattcgaatagtaaggtattcgaataatgaactattcgaattatttgaaacgaatagtattattcgttttattcgaataatgtttattcgaatattattcgaaaatagtccCACTCctagtatgtacatatttctcgTGAACAATAAGAACAAAGTACCTCTGTATGATCAACTGGTATGTTCAAGTTTTTCCAGATACGATCTGATTCATCTGACTTTTGATTCCAAATTGACAAGCAAAACAGAGTACTACCTATACCGTGACTTTAggcatacatatttaatttgttgAGCTTGAGAAGTGTGTCGATTCTGTAAACTGGGCTCCCATATATTCAAATTAATATTAGTAACCTTATTAGTCCCTTCGTGCCGCCTGTTACCAAACCCATAACGAATGAATGCCGTCCTTGGTTTAATATCCACGTCAAAACATTAACATCAAAACGAAATCCTGCGTATAGAAACTGGAAACGTTTTAGAACGGATGTCCTCTACAACGACTTTAAAACTCTTCGAACAGAgacaattgctgcaaaaaactaaaaaaaactatattttacgACCAATGATTTAGTGTATCAATTGGGTCAAAGCAATCATGGCAGTGTATTTGCGAAATAGGTATTGGTTAAGGAAAGACACTAGTCCTTGATGATGTAAACGTAAACGATGTAAATAAACAGTTCCTTGACTTTTTGAATATTTCAGGGAAATTTATTATAGCTGCAACCTCTGACAAGCTTCAGCTTTGATTGTGTTAATGAGTGTGTTGTCCATATAAAATCTAATGCTGTTGGTTTGGGCAGCATTCATTCGAAGTATTTCAAATGCTTACCACCAAACTTTCTTCCCTTTATAATCCACACAATAAATAGCATTTTAACAACAATTGTCTTCCCCAACTGCTGAAAAATAGACAAAATAGTTGTCATTCTAGAATCAAATGATGATTACAGATCTATTTCGATTCTTCCATATACGCATGGATAGGGAAGCCatgtaaattttgctttttaaattggccttaaaaaaaaaaaactaatcaatattttttcaaacttttttttttattttgaagattgtcatttatgaatgaaaaataatatcgttcaaatgactgccacgaatgcctttacagtaggccatttgatcaacccaatttttaagcacattttcgattgtttgggctccaatttcatgaatggcaacttcgatttcatgttttaaagcatcaatcgtctctggatggttatcatagcatttgtccttaacggtttcccacaaaaaatagtccaacgggcttaaatcacagctcggAATtttggctgattattcggttttcaaaaacggtagccaaaagttcgagtgtaactttggcagtgtgacaagttgcaccgtcctgttcaaaccaaatgtcatccatgtcatcctcttcaatttttggaaagaaaaactcgttgagcatgtcacggtaacgctcgccatttactgtaaccacggaagaagaagaagactcaccactttggaaataggttttcaatatttcccaattttgttcaagcgtatagcgtcccatttcgtaaatgtcaaacctttaagtaaattatgaacacatttgacatgtcatttatgttaccattctcaaaaactaggtggttcaaaaagcaaacgataTATGGTCCCCCCTGTATATCAAAAGTCTAAGCTTAATACATCAACAGATTGAcccatttttatgtaaaaactgCTTGGTCAGTACGTTACTCAGGCGTAACAAAAGCTGTATAACTGTGCTTGTTACCTTTTAAGATGATGTTCGAATAAACATTGACAATAACTACGAGTGTGTAACTTGAACATTACAAGGCTTTTGACACTGTCAATCACAAGCTAATGTGCCTGAAgttaaagaatttatttaactttttatctTTGGCGGTAAATCTGCATTTTGGTCGATGGCAAGCTATTGAGGGCTTTCCAGATGACGACTTGGGTAGTGCCCCTAGTGATCGTAAATCTCACAGTCTGTGCATTCGTAGCAGCTGGTGGCTTATTCTCTTGGTAATACAAGAAACAGACCGTTGTAGCTCTAAGTAGCACCGATGCTGAGTACTATATATCGTATTATCTCCTGCAGCTAAAGAGGCAGCCTGTATTATCGAGCTTCTGAAAGCGCACCAGCTGTTATAAGACACGAAAATCTGAGTTCGCTAGTAAGTAAGAGTAAGCAGGtgacgtgactaccattcggagtacaTAGGTTTGAATTTCCGTGCATGAAGAACCCCCGTGCTTTATGATTGGTGAAACAAACTTGGGTCGAATGCTGCATGATTTGGCCACCGTACGTATTTCTTATCATCTGCACCAACTTCGTTTCAtcgctgaataaaatataatggcACTGATTTTGAGTCCTAAATTTATGCTCTCGAGAAAACTCAATTCGGCGTTGTTGTTGCGATGGTCTTACCAATGGATTCTTGCGTGTCAGACGACCTTGAAGCCCTGCTTCTATCAATCGAAGCGCCACTCTTTTCTTCCaggtgaacaaaaatttttctcTATGGATGTCAGCAGCCCTCTTCCTGGGATCCTGTTTTGACAATATAACGATAATCCTATCAATCTGGCTAGTAGTCTTTCGCGCTTTCTTTTTTCTGGAATCGTTTTCTGCtgttcaaaaaaagtttaattgtgTGATAGCACTATAAGATAATCCGGTCTTTTGCAACTCTATGATGGCTTTTCGAAAGGCAGGAGTGCAAATTTTCCCAATCAACATTATTGAACCGTTTCAACTAAAGTCAAGTGCTGTAGGAGTCCTCcagatactttattttttacttacttacctgttccaatataataaaaaaaaaacacttcaaaCACTTTTGTACAAAGACGGAATCGttattaaccctccgttgggcacccgggtatGGCCAACATTTTTGGGCTTTGAACttgacatatttttattatagcaaACGATTTGACCTTCCAGGTAGCTTCGTATAATTTAGTTTTCTTTagatttatgcatacatataaccttttaaaactGATTCTCGAACAGGACGAGAAAAGGCCAGATCCGACggaaggtttttaaaaaaaagtccaacggagggttaagtatatttctcacaaaaatatcagtgCTCCtactaaaatgcaaaaaatgtgtgctgagccttcaaaagaaaaagataaataaacgCATTTCAATGAATGTGATCAcagcaaatattatatgtatatgtatacaagcGCAAAAAGTGCCGTTATGGCACCCTACTCCATAAAACAtgagcatatatgtatacattagggtggttcgaattccaacaaatttttcaaatcaaattctAATAGTGCGGAAAAGTTGCTATGGagtaacacaagtattttggtaaaaaaaaaattgaaatcggtTAATATCTTCTGTTCGCGCAACTcacttaaagttttgaaaattttttcgaaaatagtgCATTTTCTGAACTTTTTGAAAGTAAgatttaattgttattttttattaatattttgttacttaTGCTGTCAGATTGTtagttttttcataataattaacTTTATGTTGTTTgagacaattattttttaagatccAGTGGAGGTGAAAGAGTGAGACTGTGACTCTTGTACGCGATATTCAAAAGTCAAATAATATTGACTTTTACTGGCACTTTTTACGAATTATTACCAAGCTATATCACTTTCTTTAATTGTTATTCAGTAGTTGTAGTATATTTACTTTTGcttaaaatgagtgaaaaaacaaaaaaaccccgGTTTCATATTTCTCGGAAAGATCATGTTTGTCCAATATTTGGCGCTCCTAAggatttttctttaacaaatctGCCCTCTTATGCTGACGTTattctttgttgttttgaaCAAAGATACGTAATGTCATCATCAACAGAATTACCTTCACAGAAAATTGCTTTTTCAGAAATAGCGAATGTGGTAGCTCAGAAAATTAAGGTGCTTTATATGACAGCATCTATCCCTACAGTTTCTCAAACCAGGGTTGAACAAATGATCACTGCATATCAtgcaaaataatggaaaaaaagaAAGTCTTACAAAAGAGATAAAGAAAATCTTAAGCTTCAGAAAGCTCATGAAATATTCAAGACCGAAGCAGAgaaaatttttgacatttcttcATGCAAATGTCAAATGTCAAATGACTGTAACTGCGGTAAACCTTTGTCATTATGTATTTGTCCAAACCCTATTTCTATTGACTGTGGATGTGAAAAAGATCGTAAAATTCCTGTCATAGAACGTAAATTTCTTTTCGATCAAAGAACTGCCAGAGTCGGAAAGATTGGCTCTATAGATGTACTTGAAACTGCAAAACTTACTCGTCGAgctgaaagaaatgaaaaaacgaAACATAAAATGACATCCTCTAGTACTTACACTTCTTCTGTTGACAATGCCAAACGTTTTTCAGATGATTTGGATGACAACATTGAAGAGTTCGTTGAGAATCGTTCGCCTGAAGTACAAGAACATGTCAAAGATCCAACATTCGCTCTCAGCCCATCAACATCATACCTTCAAAAGCCTTCTACCTCACAAATGCGCATTAATCTTCCTGAAACTGCAGTAATTAGTGACCGATTTGGTGTTTCGGAAAGAGCAACCGCTGCAATTGCGACGTCAGTTCTGAAAGACCTACAAATCGTTACTGATACAGACTTGACTTTTgttatagataaaaataaaatcagaagGGAGaaatctaaaatcaaaaaagcctTGCAACAGGAACCTTAAACTATGTCCGAAGCCCTTACATCCCTTTATTTTGATGGGAGAAAAGATGAGACCTTATACCAGGAGGAAGTAGGCTCCAAGCGTTATCGCAAAACACGCAAGGAAGAACATGTCTCTATTATAATGGAACCTGGTTCTCAATATATAACTCATGTAACGCCTATTTCTGGTACAAGCAAAGGTATCACTGAAAGTATGATATCTCActtaaatgaaatggaatttgATTTTAGTGAACTTCTCCTAGTTGGTTGTGATGGCACAGCAACTAATACAGGCTGGAGAGGTGGTATTATTAGGCGTATTGAATTATACTTGAACAGACCAATTCAGTGGAATATATGCTTGCTTCATGCAAATGAATTACCTTTGCGACACGTATTTCAACATTTTGATGGAAAAACAAGTGGACCGAGTTCATTTTCAGGTACAATCGGAAAACAACTTCAGGGCGTTGAACACTTGCCTGttgttaatttcaataaaattgagtGTGATTTAGTACAAGTCACATGCAGAGACAATTTGAGTAAAGATCAAAAATATCTTTACGACATTGGGCAAGCTATTCATTTAGGTAATTGTTCATCTGATCTGTCTCTGCGAGATCCAGGAAAACTCTCCCACGCGCGTTGGCTCACTCTAGGAAACAGAACGTTGAGATTATACATATCAAGTGAAGACCCTTCTGGAAACTTAGTTCACATAGTTACGTTTATAATGAAAGTGTATTTACCTATGtggtttcaaataaaactgaacGATTCAATTGCAGATGGTGCGAGACATGTCTTCACTATGATTAAAAATTCTCGGTACTTACCAGAACATCTTCTGAGAATAGTTGATCCTGTGATACAACACAATGCTTATTTCGCGCATCctgaaaatttgcttttatctATGGTCACAGATGAAAATCGGAATGT
The Anastrepha ludens isolate Willacy chromosome X, idAnaLude1.1, whole genome shotgun sequence DNA segment above includes these coding regions:
- the LOC128869244 gene encoding uncharacterized protein LOC128869244, with the protein product MSEALTSLYFDGRKDETLYQEEVGSKRYRKTRKEEHVSIIMEPGSQYITHVTPISGTSKGITESMISHLNEMEFDFSELLLVGCDGTATNTGWRGGIIRRIELYLNRPIQWNICLLHANELPLRHVFQHFDGKTSGPSSFSGTIGKQLQGVEHLPVVNFNKIECDLVQVTCRDNLSKDQKYLYDIGQAIHLGNCSSDLSLRDPGKLSHARWLTLGNRTLRLYISSEDPSGNLVHIVTFIMKVYLPMWFQIKLNDSIADGARHVFTMIKNSRYLPEHLLRIVDPVIQHNAYFAHPENLLLSMVTDENRNVRKIGIQRILKARETTSTAKNSVRSFILPKLNFNATNYYEMIDWSSTILSPPPVLRNVLNADLLSSIDNQPSISQWNLSSFPCHTQAVERTVKLVTEASNKFA